A single region of the Deltaproteobacteria bacterium genome encodes:
- the gspL gene encoding type II secretion system protein GspL: MLGRTLGIDVGSQSIKVVELRQTLRGIELVRVQSIPVPPPAPPDAPHAPHAPDAPAAIAGPAAAAGPHDSAAAPEPASGGEPAAAPAPFPPEVATALREWAAGESLTGPRIVCAIPGDRVARRRMVLPFRDRKRIAQAVPFEVESETPFDLDDVFVDWELVGGSGASAEVVATVVPRAEVSLRLSALRDAGIAPRVLEVEGLALANLAEWIELPGTRLLLDLGHRQTTLCLTVGGAPRYARTLPIGGRHLTEALAADLGVPLDEAERRKQRDGVIGGASPAAARVLERLARDLVRTLGGLEPVLGASADKAIDGIVLLGGGARLQRLDTWLAERTGIPAARLAVAPGTPAGALLAAGDPLRLGPALALALRGTLKARTRTNLMQKEFAPRLDLGRWSRELRPTAFWAGLALLLAIVAGANQIALESRRAGQLEAELAGIWQQAAPGRPVPADVSRALLDTLRQTQQRAELLGIYGGNLSALDLLGEISKLVPANLAVIFEELSIDGQVVRIRGHTDSFAAVDQLKAALAGFPHFSDIRVSEIQADATRGGNNFSVTISLAKAGGAPP, from the coding sequence ATGCTGGGACGGACCCTCGGCATCGACGTCGGCAGCCAGTCCATCAAGGTCGTGGAGCTGCGCCAGACCCTGCGCGGGATCGAGCTCGTGCGCGTGCAGTCGATCCCGGTCCCGCCGCCCGCCCCGCCCGACGCACCCCACGCACCCCACGCACCCGACGCGCCCGCCGCGATCGCCGGACCCGCCGCGGCCGCCGGGCCGCACGACTCCGCGGCGGCCCCGGAGCCCGCGTCCGGAGGCGAGCCGGCCGCCGCTCCGGCGCCCTTCCCGCCCGAGGTCGCGACCGCCCTGCGCGAGTGGGCCGCGGGCGAGTCGCTGACGGGCCCGCGCATCGTGTGCGCGATCCCGGGCGACCGCGTCGCGCGCCGGCGCATGGTGCTGCCCTTCCGCGACCGCAAGCGGATCGCCCAGGCGGTGCCCTTCGAGGTCGAGAGCGAGACCCCCTTCGACCTCGACGACGTGTTCGTCGACTGGGAGCTCGTCGGAGGCAGCGGCGCGAGCGCCGAGGTGGTCGCGACGGTCGTGCCGCGGGCCGAGGTCTCGCTGCGTCTCTCGGCGCTGCGCGACGCCGGGATCGCGCCGCGCGTGCTCGAGGTGGAGGGCCTCGCGCTCGCGAACCTGGCCGAGTGGATCGAGCTGCCGGGCACGCGCCTGCTCCTCGACCTGGGACACCGCCAGACGACGCTGTGCCTCACCGTCGGCGGTGCGCCCCGCTACGCGCGCACCCTCCCGATCGGCGGGCGCCACCTGACCGAGGCGCTGGCGGCCGACCTCGGCGTCCCGCTCGACGAAGCGGAGCGGCGCAAGCAGCGCGACGGCGTGATCGGCGGCGCGAGCCCGGCGGCGGCGCGCGTGCTCGAGCGGCTCGCGCGCGACCTCGTGCGCACGCTCGGCGGTCTCGAGCCCGTGCTCGGCGCGAGCGCCGACAAGGCGATCGACGGCATCGTGCTGCTCGGCGGCGGCGCGCGGCTCCAGCGCCTCGACACCTGGCTCGCCGAGCGCACCGGGATCCCGGCCGCACGGCTCGCGGTGGCGCCGGGCACGCCGGCCGGCGCGCTGCTCGCCGCCGGCGACCCGCTGCGGCTCGGGCCGGCGCTGGCGCTCGCGCTCCGCGGCACGCTCAAGGCGCGCACGCGCACGAACCTGATGCAGAAGGAGTTCGCGCCGCGCCTCGACCTCGGCCGCTGGAGCCGCGAGCTGCGCCCGACCGCCTTCTGGGCCGGGCTCGCGCTGCTGCTCGCGATCGTCGCCGGCGCCAACCAGATCGCCCTCGAGTCGCGCCGGGCCGGCCAGCTCGAGGCCGAGCTGGCCGGGATCTGGCAGCAGGCCGCCCCCGGCCGGCCGGTGCCGGCCGACGTCTCGCGCGCGCTCCTCGACACGTTGCGCCAGACCCAGCAGCGCGCCGAGCTGCTCGGCATCTACGGCGGCAACCTCTCGGCGCTCGACCTGCTCGGCGAGATCTCGAAGCTGGTGCCGGCGAACCTCGCCGTGATCTTCGAGGAGCTGTCGATCGACGGCCAGGTGGTGCGGATCCGCGGCCACACCGACAGCTTCGCCGCGGTGGACCAGCTCAAGGCCGCCCTCGCCGGCTTCCCGCACTTCTCGGACATCCGGGTCAGCGAGATCCAGGCCGACGCGACCCGCGGCGGCAACAACTTCAGCGTCACGATCAGCCTCGCCAAGGCGGGCGGGGCCCCCCCGTGA
- a CDS encoding type II secretion system protein, translated as MRPPERTRGFTLLEVMAAFALLAIAYTTLGGAGAQSLQKEGEAARRLDASLLADRVLEGLEAAFEQGAAPPLGEEERTEGLYTVAIRVAPWEPVIAERERPLAVERSERRERRPGESIRDDEGASLGPSLLHGERGQPGPLRRVDVVVSWDEGWSQARVVRTTFGLDPEAAAASLEALGAAAGAGAGQGGPPGTDASGLGGRIGRGGADRRAR; from the coding sequence ATGCGACCCCCTGAGCGCACACGGGGCTTCACCCTGCTCGAGGTGATGGCGGCCTTCGCGCTGCTCGCGATCGCCTACACGACCCTCGGCGGCGCCGGCGCCCAGAGCCTCCAGAAGGAAGGCGAGGCCGCCCGCCGCCTCGACGCGTCGCTGCTCGCCGATCGCGTGCTCGAGGGGCTCGAGGCGGCCTTCGAGCAGGGCGCGGCGCCCCCGCTCGGGGAGGAGGAGCGCACCGAGGGGCTGTACACCGTCGCGATCCGGGTGGCGCCCTGGGAGCCCGTGATCGCGGAGCGCGAGCGCCCGCTCGCGGTCGAGCGCAGCGAGCGGCGCGAGCGCCGGCCGGGCGAGTCGATCCGCGACGACGAGGGCGCGTCGCTCGGGCCGAGCCTGCTCCACGGCGAGCGCGGCCAGCCCGGTCCCCTGCGCCGGGTGGACGTGGTGGTGAGCTGGGACGAGGGCTGGAGCCAGGCCCGGGTCGTGCGCACCACCTTCGGGCTCGACCCCGAGGCGGCGGCGGCCTCGCTGGAGGCGCTCGGCGCTGCTGCCGGCGCCGGGGCCGGCCAGGGCGGTCCGCCCGGCACCGACGCCTCCGGGCTCGGCGGCCGCATCGGGCGCGGCGGCGCCGATCGGAGGGCGCGATGA
- the gspF gene encoding type II secretion system inner membrane protein GspF: protein MPVFAYKGVTEGGRATRGFVDAESARAARAKLKRDGVFLTELAESAAPAAAADASTPAGARPGVSFSLARLRRISALDLALATRQLSTLVGAGVPLVQALSALTEQVENMRLKGVIARVRDRVNEGSTLADAMAQAGPFEDLYVGMVRAGEAGGALEQVLDRLADYLESQVRLRNKVTSILIYPTVMLGFALVVVAVLVTVVLPQITELLASLDRPLPWFTKAIISGSHLARTWWWAIALLLIGGVAAFRAVARTTRGRAQLDTIKLRLPVVGRTVRLVAISRFTRTLSTLLAGGIPIVRALDISKHVANNVVLGAAIDAARESVTEGQSLASPLRASGEFPPVVVHMVEVGERSGELEAMLEKVAQTYEEQVETSVSRLTALLEPLLILLMVGIVIVIIAATLVPLLDVTSSLGT from the coding sequence GTGCCCGTTTTCGCGTACAAGGGCGTCACAGAGGGCGGTCGCGCCACGCGCGGCTTCGTCGACGCGGAGAGCGCGCGGGCCGCGCGCGCCAAGCTCAAGCGCGACGGCGTGTTCCTGACCGAGCTTGCCGAGAGCGCCGCCCCCGCTGCGGCCGCGGACGCCAGCACCCCCGCCGGTGCGCGTCCCGGGGTCTCCTTCTCGCTGGCGCGGCTGCGGCGCATCTCCGCGCTCGACCTCGCGCTGGCCACCCGCCAGCTCTCGACCCTGGTCGGCGCCGGCGTCCCGCTCGTGCAGGCCCTGTCGGCGCTCACCGAGCAGGTCGAGAACATGCGCCTCAAGGGCGTGATCGCGCGCGTGCGCGACCGCGTCAACGAGGGCTCGACGCTCGCCGACGCGATGGCCCAGGCGGGGCCCTTCGAGGACCTCTACGTCGGCATGGTCCGGGCCGGCGAGGCGGGTGGCGCGCTCGAGCAGGTGCTCGACCGGCTCGCCGACTACCTCGAGAGCCAGGTGCGGCTGCGCAACAAGGTCACCTCGATCCTGATCTACCCAACCGTGATGCTCGGCTTCGCGCTGGTGGTGGTGGCGGTCCTGGTCACCGTCGTCCTGCCGCAGATCACCGAGCTGCTGGCGAGCCTGGACCGGCCGCTGCCCTGGTTCACCAAGGCCATCATCTCGGGCTCGCACCTCGCGCGCACGTGGTGGTGGGCGATCGCCTTGCTGCTGATCGGCGGCGTGGCCGCCTTTCGTGCGGTGGCGCGCACCACGCGCGGCCGCGCGCAGCTCGACACGATCAAGCTGCGCCTGCCGGTCGTGGGCCGCACCGTCCGGCTCGTCGCGATCTCGCGCTTCACGCGCACGCTCTCGACGCTGCTCGCGGGCGGCATCCCGATCGTGCGCGCGCTCGACATCTCGAAGCACGTCGCCAACAACGTCGTGCTCGGCGCGGCGATCGACGCGGCCCGCGAGAGCGTGACCGAAGGCCAGTCGCTGGCCAGCCCGCTGCGCGCGAGCGGCGAGTTCCCGCCCGTCGTCGTGCACATGGTCGAGGTCGGCGAGCGGTCGGGCGAGCTCGAGGCGATGCTCGAGAAGGTCGCCCAGACCTACGAGGAGCAGGTGGAGACGTCGGTGTCCCGGCTCACCGCGCTGCTCGAGCCGCTGCTGATCCTGCTGATGGTCGGCATCGTGATCGTGATCATCGCCGCGACGCTCGTGCCGCTGCTCGACGTCACGTCGTCGCTCGGAACCTAG
- a CDS encoding metalloregulator ArsR/SmtB family transcription factor: MSAESLQKILRTLADPTRVRILSLLEREELAVQELMEVLGMAQSRVSRHLGILREAGLLRDRREGTYVFYRFATPGDGAWRDAWALARRELSGDPAAERDAAALARVLEARASRARSFFDAVGPEWDALRKVFHDDVLRARALAHLAPPDWTVVDVGTGTGILAIELARLGLDVIAVDHSRRMLDAARAKLAEEGFTLTGDGIAVGAEGSGAGRVSLRAGEAGALPLGDGEVDAALAHMVLHYLPAPAEALREMARVVRPGGALVVVDFVRHEAEWMREELGVQWLGFPPTEVAGWLHEIGLERIRLETIAAGSPTRELPAAFIAAARRPKAAAQ; the protein is encoded by the coding sequence GTGAGCGCCGAATCGCTCCAGAAGATCCTCCGGACCCTCGCCGACCCGACGCGGGTGCGGATCCTCTCGCTGCTCGAGCGCGAGGAGCTGGCCGTGCAGGAGCTGATGGAGGTGCTCGGGATGGCGCAGAGCCGGGTCTCGCGCCACCTCGGGATCCTGCGCGAGGCAGGGCTCCTGCGCGACCGCCGCGAGGGCACCTACGTCTTCTACCGCTTCGCGACGCCCGGCGACGGCGCCTGGCGCGACGCCTGGGCCCTCGCGCGCCGGGAGCTCTCGGGCGACCCGGCCGCGGAGCGCGACGCGGCGGCGCTCGCGCGCGTGCTCGAGGCGCGCGCGAGCCGCGCGCGCTCCTTCTTCGACGCGGTGGGGCCGGAGTGGGACGCGCTGCGCAAGGTCTTCCACGACGACGTGCTGCGCGCCCGTGCGCTCGCCCACCTCGCGCCGCCCGACTGGACCGTCGTGGACGTCGGCACCGGGACCGGGATCCTCGCGATCGAGCTCGCGCGGCTCGGGCTCGACGTGATCGCCGTAGACCACTCCCGGCGCATGCTCGACGCGGCGCGCGCGAAGCTTGCCGAGGAAGGCTTCACGCTCACGGGCGACGGCATCGCGGTGGGCGCGGAGGGAAGCGGCGCGGGGCGGGTCTCGCTCCGCGCCGGCGAGGCAGGCGCGCTGCCCCTCGGCGACGGCGAGGTGGACGCCGCCCTCGCCCACATGGTGCTCCACTACCTGCCGGCGCCAGCCGAGGCGCTGCGCGAGATGGCGCGGGTGGTGCGACCCGGCGGCGCGCTCGTGGTGGTCGACTTCGTCCGCCACGAGGCCGAGTGGATGCGCGAGGAGCTCGGCGTCCAGTGGCTCGGCTTCCCGCCCACCGAGGTGGCCGGCTGGCTGCACGAGATCGGCCTCGAGCGCATCCGGCTCGAAACCATCGCCGCCGGCTCCCCCACCCGCGAGCTCCCCGCGGCCTTCATCGCGGCAGCAAGGCGGCCGAAGGCCGCCGCGCAGTGA
- the gspE gene encoding type II secretion system ATPase GspE, with the protein MSAALGPGPDALSLEALLRRTTGISPEQLAAARARAEESDRRLLDVLLEERMVDPERALAAIAEDVGLAVRPAIDVAACDPTLVDRVPIGFAKQHAILPLGRGPDGTVRVAVADPFEADSLDDLRLLFEGVEVAAELAPRRAILDAINQVYDRGPASAEALALDASEDLYAIADEISHEPQDLLDSADDAPIIRLVNSLLQHAVKERASDVHLEPFEREIRVRFRIDDILYEPVRPLPRSLQAPIVSRIKIMGGLNIAEKRLPQDGRIRLKIAGRDYDVRLSTLPVAHGERVVMRLLPRTSEMLNLEALGFDEDHLAAWQKLITRPNGIMLVTGPTGSGKTTTLYGALSRINTLDVNIITVEDPVEIQLPGIGQIEVNAKIGLSFASGLRSILRQDPDVVLVGEIRDLETAEIAIQASLTGHLVFSTLHTNDAPSAITRLVDMGVERFLVASSLVAVLAQRLVRVLCTACREPYEPTPEELAELGVRPPPRPITVYRPQSCERCNFTGYRGRLGIFELMLIDDPIRELIAQNVDAKRIKRQAVASGMRTLRVDGARKVLRGITSIAEVLRATEEETVVAEV; encoded by the coding sequence GTGAGCGCGGCACTCGGCCCCGGCCCCGACGCCCTCTCGCTCGAGGCGCTGCTGCGGCGCACGACGGGCATCTCCCCGGAGCAGCTCGCGGCGGCCCGCGCGCGCGCCGAGGAGAGCGACCGCCGGCTGCTCGACGTGCTGCTCGAGGAGCGCATGGTCGATCCCGAGCGCGCGCTCGCCGCGATCGCCGAGGACGTCGGCCTGGCGGTGCGGCCCGCCATCGACGTGGCCGCCTGCGACCCGACGCTCGTCGACCGCGTGCCGATCGGCTTCGCCAAGCAGCACGCCATCCTGCCCCTCGGGCGCGGTCCCGACGGCACCGTGCGGGTGGCCGTCGCCGACCCCTTCGAGGCCGACTCGCTCGACGACCTGCGCCTGCTCTTCGAAGGCGTGGAAGTCGCGGCCGAGCTGGCCCCGCGGCGGGCGATCCTCGACGCCATCAACCAGGTCTACGACCGCGGTCCCGCCTCCGCCGAGGCGCTCGCCCTCGACGCCTCCGAGGACCTCTACGCGATCGCCGACGAGATCAGCCACGAGCCCCAGGACCTGCTCGACTCGGCCGACGACGCGCCGATCATCCGGCTCGTGAACTCGCTGCTCCAGCACGCCGTCAAGGAGCGCGCGAGCGACGTCCACCTCGAGCCCTTCGAGCGCGAGATCCGCGTGCGCTTCCGGATCGACGACATCCTCTACGAGCCGGTGCGCCCCCTGCCCCGCAGCCTGCAGGCCCCGATCGTCTCGCGCATCAAGATCATGGGCGGGCTCAACATCGCCGAGAAGCGCCTGCCCCAGGACGGCCGGATCCGGCTCAAGATCGCCGGCCGCGACTACGACGTGCGCCTCTCGACGCTGCCCGTGGCGCACGGTGAGCGGGTGGTGATGCGGCTCCTGCCGCGCACCAGCGAGATGCTGAACCTCGAGGCGCTCGGCTTCGACGAGGACCACCTGGCGGCGTGGCAGAAGCTGATCACGCGGCCCAACGGGATCATGCTCGTCACGGGGCCCACGGGCAGCGGCAAGACCACGACGCTCTACGGCGCTCTCTCGCGCATCAACACCCTCGACGTGAACATCATCACCGTCGAGGACCCGGTGGAGATCCAGCTGCCGGGGATCGGCCAGATCGAGGTGAACGCCAAGATCGGGCTCAGCTTCGCGAGCGGCCTGCGCTCGATCCTGCGCCAGGACCCCGACGTGGTGCTGGTCGGCGAGATCCGCGACCTCGAGACCGCCGAGATCGCGATCCAGGCCTCGCTCACCGGCCACCTGGTGTTCTCGACGCTCCACACCAACGACGCGCCGAGCGCGATCACCCGGCTCGTCGACATGGGGGTCGAGCGCTTCCTGGTGGCCTCCTCGCTGGTGGCGGTGCTGGCGCAGCGGCTCGTGCGCGTGCTGTGCACGGCCTGCCGCGAGCCCTACGAGCCGACGCCCGAGGAGCTGGCCGAGCTCGGCGTGCGCCCGCCGCCCCGCCCCATCACGGTGTACCGCCCGCAGTCCTGCGAGCGCTGCAACTTCACCGGCTACCGGGGGCGTCTCGGCATCTTCGAGCTGATGCTGATCGACGACCCGATCCGCGAGCTGATCGCGCAGAACGTCGACGCCAAGCGCATCAAGCGCCAGGCGGTCGCCAGCGGCATGCGCACCCTGCGCGTCGACGGCGCCCGCAAGGTCCTGCGCGGCATCACCTCGATCGCCGAAGTCCTCCGCGCCACCGAAGAGGAAACGGTCGTCGCCGAGGTCTAG
- the gspK gene encoding type II secretion system minor pseudopilin GspK — protein sequence MSARTRRRTSGVVLVLVLFYVLLLATTIATLQRRVAIDAGIAVNRDRAAAAEALARGGVRLAETLLLEDLRLDAGEPAPDSLWDVWARAGLEPVFVDDEGDQALRVEIEDAAARLDLNALAGAGGIGLGEAGAEEKDGAGRDQAPAPADTREDRPRPRSGLGGGASGIETRRLFLAGFLTRVIETLPERPAQAAYDPEQLAANLLDWVDEDEVRQDGGPEDEPYQQREPPYRAPNRPLLSLDELRLVEGFDGTLVEALRPYATVYPLAGGGGLNLNTAPSWVLAQLTRGSDVSGMRPVEEEDVRRVLDARDEGLVCSATGEGAACTPVLELFDGETISPPMLDRSSVFLVRATARVVDVERRIEAVIDRRDPQALLRLSWRVE from the coding sequence GTGAGCGCCCGCACCCGTCGCCGCACCTCCGGCGTCGTGCTCGTGCTGGTGCTCTTCTACGTGCTCCTCCTCGCGACCACGATCGCGACCCTCCAGCGCCGCGTCGCGATCGACGCCGGGATCGCCGTGAACCGCGACCGCGCCGCTGCCGCCGAGGCGCTGGCGCGCGGCGGCGTGCGCCTCGCGGAGACGCTCCTGCTCGAGGACCTGCGCCTCGACGCGGGCGAGCCGGCGCCCGACAGCCTGTGGGACGTGTGGGCGCGCGCCGGGCTCGAGCCGGTCTTCGTCGACGACGAGGGCGACCAGGCGCTGCGCGTCGAGATCGAGGACGCAGCCGCGCGGCTCGACCTGAACGCCCTGGCCGGCGCGGGCGGAATCGGTCTCGGGGAAGCTGGAGCCGAAGAGAAGGACGGTGCCGGGCGCGACCAGGCGCCCGCGCCGGCCGACACCCGGGAGGATCGCCCCCGCCCGCGCTCCGGGCTGGGGGGCGGCGCCAGCGGGATCGAGACGCGCCGGCTCTTCCTCGCGGGCTTCCTGACCCGGGTGATCGAGACCCTTCCCGAACGCCCGGCGCAGGCGGCCTACGATCCCGAGCAGCTCGCCGCGAACCTGCTCGACTGGGTGGACGAGGACGAGGTGCGCCAGGACGGCGGGCCCGAGGACGAGCCCTACCAGCAGCGCGAGCCGCCCTACCGCGCCCCCAACCGGCCGCTGCTCTCGCTCGACGAGCTGCGCCTGGTCGAGGGCTTCGACGGCACGCTGGTCGAGGCGCTGCGGCCCTACGCGACGGTGTACCCGCTGGCCGGCGGCGGCGGACTCAACCTCAACACGGCGCCGTCCTGGGTGCTGGCGCAGCTCACGCGCGGCTCGGACGTCTCCGGCATGCGGCCGGTCGAGGAGGAGGACGTGCGCCGGGTGCTCGACGCCCGCGACGAGGGCCTCGTGTGCAGCGCCACCGGCGAGGGCGCGGCGTGCACCCCGGTGCTCGAGCTCTTCGACGGCGAGACCATCAGCCCCCCGATGCTCGACCGCTCGAGCGTCTTCCTGGTGCGGGCCACGGCGCGCGTCGTCGACGTCGAGCGCCGGATCGAGGCCGTGATCGACCGCCGCGATCCCCAGGCGCTCCTGCGGCTGTCCTGGCGCGTCGAGTGA
- the gspM gene encoding type II secretion system protein GspM, with the protein MTGLRERIAVWIAGLAPRERLLLGAAGAMLAAAIVWLAGVQPLLGAVQGAALRVETAERNLEVARRVQGELAALQANLASVEARIRQGPKGNLFTTLEQLAAQSAVKVESMEPQAAPASDTYRETKVQVALKQVTLAQVVNFLHKIESAEQPLSVKSLRIRTRSEQKGGAKVDLLDVTFTVSSFEPTT; encoded by the coding sequence GTGACCGGCCTGCGCGAGCGCATCGCGGTGTGGATTGCGGGCCTGGCGCCGCGCGAGCGGCTGCTGCTCGGTGCCGCCGGCGCGATGCTGGCGGCCGCGATCGTCTGGCTCGCAGGGGTCCAGCCCCTGCTCGGCGCGGTGCAGGGTGCGGCGCTGCGGGTCGAGACGGCCGAGCGCAACCTCGAGGTGGCGCGCCGCGTGCAGGGCGAGCTGGCCGCGCTGCAGGCCAACCTGGCCTCGGTCGAGGCGCGCATCCGGCAGGGTCCGAAGGGCAACCTCTTCACGACCCTCGAGCAGCTCGCCGCCCAGTCCGCCGTCAAGGTGGAGTCAATGGAGCCCCAGGCGGCGCCGGCCAGCGACACCTATCGCGAGACCAAGGTGCAGGTGGCGCTCAAGCAGGTGACGCTCGCCCAGGTGGTGAACTTCCTGCACAAGATCGAGTCGGCGGAGCAGCCGCTCTCGGTGAAGAGCCTGCGCATCCGGACCCGCAGCGAGCAGAAGGGCGGCGCCAAGGTGGACCTGCTCGACGTGACCTTCACCGTCTCCTCCTTCGAGCCGACGACGTGA
- the gspN gene encoding type II secretion system protein GspN, with protein MSTPGAAPFPLLPRGRARRVLAIAAAYLALTLGFVIARFPVDRLTPQIAALASAATGAQVGIGELELDLIALLPTLHARDVTVTTAGGQRLRLDRVRARPAWSFSWLRGDPAAVLSLRAGAGRVDGVVRLGGAPGFEGELADVDLALLPAALFGGSGFAIDGKLGGTVDLRLAEAGPEGTLALRATDGSVSLPNLPIGVPYQSIAAQATLGGDELARVEKLVVDGPMLAFEASGTVGRGPAPTLAPLALRAHVEVREPALRDLFAGSPVALGPDGSADLTIGGTLAAPDLGSGRPAPRRP; from the coding sequence GTGAGCACCCCGGGCGCCGCCCCCTTTCCGCTGCTCCCGCGCGGGCGCGCCCGCCGGGTGCTCGCGATCGCGGCGGCCTACCTCGCGCTGACCCTCGGGTTCGTGATCGCCCGCTTCCCGGTGGACCGGCTGACCCCCCAGATCGCCGCGCTCGCGAGCGCCGCCACGGGCGCGCAGGTCGGGATCGGCGAGCTCGAGCTCGACCTGATCGCCCTGCTGCCGACGCTCCACGCGCGCGACGTCACGGTGACGACGGCCGGCGGCCAGCGGCTGCGCCTCGATCGCGTGCGCGCGCGCCCGGCCTGGTCGTTCTCGTGGCTGCGCGGAGACCCGGCCGCCGTGCTCTCGCTGCGCGCCGGTGCCGGGCGCGTCGACGGCGTGGTCCGGCTCGGCGGCGCGCCCGGCTTCGAGGGCGAGCTCGCCGACGTGGACCTGGCGCTCCTCCCGGCGGCGCTCTTCGGCGGGAGCGGCTTCGCGATCGACGGCAAGCTCGGCGGCACGGTCGACCTCCGGCTCGCCGAGGCGGGACCCGAGGGCACGCTCGCGCTCCGGGCCACGGACGGCTCGGTGTCGCTCCCGAACCTCCCGATCGGGGTGCCCTACCAGTCGATCGCGGCGCAGGCGACGCTCGGCGGCGACGAGCTCGCGCGCGTCGAGAAGCTCGTCGTCGACGGTCCGATGCTGGCCTTCGAGGCGAGCGGCACCGTGGGCCGCGGCCCGGCGCCGACGCTCGCGCCGCTCGCGCTGCGCGCCCACGTCGAGGTGCGCGAGCCGGCGCTGCGCGACCTCTTCGCCGGGAGCCCCGTCGCGCTCGGGCCCGACGGCAGCGCGGACCTCACGATCGGCGGCACGCTCGCGGCGCCCGATCTCGGCAGCGGGCGCCCCGCGCCGCGCCGGCCGTAG
- the gspG gene encoding type II secretion system major pseudopilin GspG, which produces MEPTRRREDGFTLIEIMAVVLIIGLLGGIVGAAIFGRIDQARVTTARTQIKQIEAALDFYRMDNGKYPTTDQGLDALVHAPTIEPIPKNYRPEGYLSGGKVPTDPWDNPYKYLAPGQNNAYSFDLWSDGADGAPGGTGTDADVGNWAEEGQG; this is translated from the coding sequence ATGGAACCCACGCGCCGCCGCGAGGACGGCTTCACCCTGATCGAGATCATGGCCGTGGTGCTGATCATCGGCCTGCTCGGCGGGATCGTCGGCGCCGCCATCTTCGGCCGCATCGACCAGGCCCGCGTGACCACGGCCCGCACCCAGATCAAGCAGATCGAAGCCGCGCTCGACTTCTATCGCATGGACAACGGCAAGTACCCGACCACCGACCAGGGCCTCGACGCGCTCGTGCACGCCCCGACCATCGAGCCGATCCCGAAGAACTACCGTCCCGAGGGCTACCTGTCGGGCGGCAAGGTGCCGACGGATCCCTGGGACAACCCCTACAAGTACCTCGCACCGGGCCAGAACAACGCCTACTCCTTCGACCTGTGGAGCGACGGCGCCGACGGCGCGCCGGGCGGCACGGGCACCGACGCCGACGTCGGCAACTGGGCCGAGGAAGGCCAGGGGTGA
- a CDS encoding prepilin-type N-terminal cleavage/methylation domain-containing protein translates to MRPAAPRARLAGFTLIELLAVLAMFALIAGLILPRFSIGGEREVRREAEALGEAVELARQRAIMTARPHELVIDVGRGLHWVEWAPPPPPETEAVAARAEERAAGSRKVDMTPPAAASGELVFEPVPGAFGRAHVLGEDVVFVAAAFPDTTFDSGLVTIAFDPDGAADPVIVSLAEPGGAHRFEVEVQALADAVVVVDATP, encoded by the coding sequence GTGAGGCCGGCCGCGCCGCGCGCCCGGCTCGCCGGCTTCACGCTGATCGAGCTGCTCGCCGTGCTGGCGATGTTCGCGCTGATCGCGGGGCTGATCCTGCCGCGCTTCTCGATCGGCGGGGAGCGCGAGGTGCGGCGCGAGGCGGAGGCGCTCGGCGAGGCGGTCGAGCTGGCGCGCCAGCGCGCGATCATGACTGCGCGCCCGCACGAGCTGGTGATCGACGTCGGGCGCGGCCTGCACTGGGTCGAGTGGGCGCCCCCTCCCCCGCCCGAGACCGAGGCCGTGGCGGCGCGTGCGGAGGAGCGTGCGGCCGGCTCGCGCAAGGTCGACATGACCCCGCCCGCGGCCGCCTCCGGCGAGCTCGTCTTCGAGCCGGTGCCGGGCGCCTTCGGCCGTGCCCACGTGCTCGGCGAGGACGTGGTGTTCGTGGCGGCCGCCTTTCCCGACACCACCTTCGACAGCGGCCTCGTCACGATCGCCTTCGACCCCGACGGCGCGGCCGATCCGGTGATCGTGTCGCTCGCCGAGCCCGGAGGCGCCCATCGCTTCGAGGTCGAGGTGCAGGCGCTGGCCGACGCCGTCGTGGTGGTCGATGCGACCCCCTGA